The following proteins are co-located in the Pseudomonas cavernae genome:
- a CDS encoding PaaI family thioesterase gives MTGNPIFERAQRFLSVLRHCQVLGMTVHSADTKGLILRLPYSTQIIGNPETGVIHGGAITTLMDTTCGISTVCVLPDFEVCPTLDLRIDYMHPAEPNKDVYGFAECYRVTPNIIFTRGYAYQDDPSQPIAHVVGTFMRMGKTVASGVAGKEGAQ, from the coding sequence ATGACGGGAAACCCCATTTTCGAGCGCGCACAGCGCTTCTTAAGCGTTTTGCGACACTGTCAGGTCCTCGGCATGACAGTGCACAGCGCCGATACCAAGGGCCTGATCCTGCGCCTGCCATACAGCACGCAGATCATCGGCAATCCGGAAACCGGGGTGATCCATGGTGGCGCCATCACCACCCTGATGGACACTACCTGCGGCATCTCCACCGTCTGCGTCCTGCCGGATTTCGAGGTCTGCCCGACCCTCGACCTGCGCATCGACTACATGCATCCGGCCGAGCCGAACAAGGATGTTTACGGCTTCGCCGAGTGCTATCGGGTCACCCCGAACATCATCTTCACCCGTGGCTATGCCTATCAGGACGACCCCAGCCAGCCGATCGCCCACGTGGTGGGCACTTTCATGCGCATGGGCAAGACGGTGGCCAGCGGTGTGGCCGGCAAGGAGGGCGCGCAATGA
- a CDS encoding MAPEG family protein — protein sequence MSIPFWCVLIAALLIYVAKIPVAKAMKAEGRGYDNHHPRAQQARLTGFGARAHAAHLNSIEIFPLFAAGVLMAHSADVFGWWVDVLAVLFVLSRVLYLLLYWADWHLQRSLVWGVGLLCCLLLMLSPAIRWALVSV from the coding sequence ATGAGCATCCCGTTCTGGTGTGTGTTGATTGCCGCACTGTTGATCTATGTGGCCAAGATCCCCGTGGCCAAGGCGATGAAGGCCGAGGGACGGGGTTACGACAACCATCACCCGCGGGCCCAGCAAGCCCGCCTGACCGGTTTCGGCGCTCGTGCCCACGCGGCGCATCTGAACAGTATCGAGATTTTCCCCTTGTTCGCCGCCGGGGTTCTGATGGCACATAGCGCTGACGTGTTCGGTTGGTGGGTGGACGTCTTGGCGGTGCTGTTCGTACTTTCGCGGGTGTTGTATCTGCTGTTGTATTGGGCGGACTGGCACTTGCAGCGCAGCCTGGTGTGGGGAGTCGGGCTGCTTTGCTGTCTGCTGCTAATGCTGAGCCCGGCTATCCGCTGGGCGTTGGTCAGTGTCTGA
- a CDS encoding DUF599 domain-containing protein: protein MFSIDDDLANLLAALWFLICWVGYNRYALWKGRDTACLASVLHLYREDWMRRLLLRDNRIADASVIGNLERNASFFASSTLIILAGILTVLGASDRAVSLLADLPLVQPVSRGMSEIKLLGLAVVFVYAFFTFSWCMRQYNFAAVLIGSAPMVGERHVSELERKAFSERAARVISMAANQFNLGLRSYYFGMAVLAWFINPWLFMLVTTGVLLVLYRREFHSAVLDVMVYTQTLAVEPLKDKNE, encoded by the coding sequence ATGTTCAGCATCGATGACGACCTGGCGAATCTGCTTGCGGCGCTGTGGTTCTTGATCTGTTGGGTTGGCTATAACCGCTATGCGCTGTGGAAGGGCCGCGACACGGCTTGCCTGGCTAGCGTCCTGCATCTGTACCGCGAGGACTGGATGCGCCGCCTGCTGCTGCGCGACAACCGCATCGCCGATGCCAGCGTGATCGGCAATCTCGAGCGCAACGCCTCGTTCTTCGCCTCCAGTACCCTGATCATTCTCGCCGGCATTCTCACCGTGCTGGGCGCCTCGGATCGCGCGGTGTCGCTGCTGGCCGATCTGCCGCTGGTGCAGCCGGTCAGTCGTGGCATGTCGGAAATCAAGCTGCTGGGCCTGGCGGTGGTGTTCGTCTATGCCTTCTTCACCTTCAGCTGGTGCATGCGCCAGTACAACTTCGCCGCCGTATTGATCGGTTCGGCGCCGATGGTAGGTGAACGACACGTCAGCGAGCTGGAGCGCAAGGCCTTTTCCGAGCGCGCAGCACGGGTGATCTCGATGGCCGCCAACCAGTTCAACCTGGGCCTGCGCTCCTATTATTTCGGCATGGCGGTGCTCGCCTGGTTCATCAATCCCTGGCTGTTCATGTTGGTCACCACGGGCGTCCTGCTGGTGCTGTATCGGCGCGAATTCCATTCCGCGGTGCTGGACGTGATGGTGTATACCCAGACCCTGGCCGTGGAGCCGCTCAAGGATAAAAACGAATGA
- the brnQ gene encoding branched-chain amino acid transport system II carrier protein — MNSLKGRDILALGFMTFALFVGAGNIIFPPIVGLQSGPHVWLAALGFLITAVGLPVITVIALAKVGGAMDALSSPIGKTAGMVLAVVCYLSVGPLFATPRTATVSFEVGLAPLTGNTPLALFAYSLVYFLVVLAVSLYPGRLLDTVGRVLAPMKIAALAVLGIAAFMLPLGTIGDATPVYQAAPFSQGFINGYLTMDTLGALVFGIVIVNAIRSRGVESPRLITRYAIIAGLIAGVGLALVYISLFRLGAGSHAIAAETSNGAAVLHAYVQHTFGALGSGFLAVLISLACLVTAVGLTCACAEFFSRLLPLSYRSLVVILAGFSLLVSNLGLTKLIHVSVPVLTAIYPPCIVLVALSFCWSLWYSPSRIVVPVMLVSLLFGVIDAVKVAELAHWLPTWLTHLPLAEQGLAWLLPAVATLAMASIYDRLLGEPREVMT, encoded by the coding sequence ATGAACTCCTTGAAAGGCCGGGACATCCTGGCACTTGGCTTTATGACGTTCGCCCTGTTCGTCGGGGCCGGCAACATCATTTTCCCGCCCATAGTCGGTTTGCAGTCCGGTCCGCATGTGTGGCTCGCCGCGCTCGGATTTCTGATCACCGCCGTCGGCCTGCCGGTGATCACCGTGATCGCCCTGGCCAAGGTCGGTGGCGCCATGGATGCACTCAGCAGTCCCATCGGCAAGACCGCCGGCATGGTGCTGGCGGTGGTCTGTTACCTGTCGGTGGGCCCGTTGTTCGCCACGCCGCGGACGGCCACGGTGTCCTTTGAGGTGGGCCTGGCGCCACTGACCGGGAATACCCCGCTGGCACTATTCGCCTACAGCCTGGTGTATTTCCTCGTGGTGCTGGCGGTCTCGCTCTACCCGGGGCGCCTGCTGGATACCGTCGGCCGGGTGTTGGCGCCGATGAAGATAGCCGCCCTGGCGGTGCTCGGCATCGCGGCGTTCATGCTGCCACTGGGCACGATTGGCGACGCCACACCGGTCTATCAGGCCGCTCCGTTCTCCCAGGGTTTCATCAATGGCTACCTGACCATGGATACCTTGGGCGCGCTGGTGTTTGGCATCGTCATCGTCAATGCGATCCGCTCCCGTGGCGTCGAGTCGCCACGGCTGATTACGCGTTACGCGATCATCGCCGGGCTGATCGCCGGTGTCGGCCTGGCGCTGGTGTACATCAGCCTGTTCCGTCTCGGTGCCGGCAGCCATGCGATTGCCGCCGAGACGAGCAATGGTGCCGCTGTCCTGCATGCCTACGTGCAGCACACCTTCGGTGCGCTGGGCAGTGGCTTCCTCGCGGTGTTGATCTCGCTGGCCTGCTTGGTCACCGCCGTCGGTTTGACCTGCGCCTGCGCCGAGTTCTTCAGCCGCCTGTTGCCGCTGTCTTATCGTAGCCTGGTGGTGATCCTCGCCGGCTTCTCGCTGCTGGTTTCCAATCTGGGCCTGACTAAGCTGATCCATGTCTCGGTGCCGGTGCTGACGGCCATCTATCCGCCTTGCATCGTGCTGGTGGCGCTGAGTTTCTGCTGGAGCCTGTGGTATTCGCCGAGCCGCATCGTCGTGCCGGTGATGCTGGTGTCGCTGTTGTTCGGGGTGATTGATGCCGTCAAGGTGGCCGAGCTGGCACACTGGCTGCCGACTTGGCTGACCCACTTGCCGCTAGCCGAGCAGGGCCTGGCCTGGCTGCTGCCGGCGGTGGCGACTCTGGCCATGGCGAGCATCTACGACCGTCTGCTGGGCGAACCGCGCGAAGTCATGACGTGA